TGGGCAAGGTTTTCGACGACGGCGCCGAGGTGTCGCCCGAATCGCTCGAGGCGAAGGGCCTTGCCGATCCCAAGAAGGGCGTCATCAAGATTCTTGGGCGCGGCGAGCTCAACAAGAAACTCAAGGTTGTGGCCGGGCGCGTGAGCCTGGGCGCACGCCAGAAGATTGAAGCCGCCGGCGGAACTGTCGAGATCATCGCCGTCGCGGCCCCGCGCAAGCGCGCCGCTGCAGCAAAGCCGAAGTCAGAAGCGAAGGAGGCCTAGTCTGTGAATCAGGCGTTCGAAGCCTTACGGAACGCATTTCGCATTCCCGAACTGCGCCAGCGTATTACGTTCACGCTGATCATGCTGGCGGTGTATCGGTTGGGTGCGCACGTGCCTACTCCCGGTGTAAACAGCGACGCCCTTCGCGAGGCTTTGGAAGGCGCTCAAGGCGGTCTGTTGGGATTCTACGACATGTTCACGGGCGGCGCCTTCGAACGGGCGACGATTTTTGCCCTCGGCATCATGCCGTATATCAGCGCGTCCATTATTATCCAGCTTCTGGTCGTCGTAGTGCCTGCTCTGGAGAA
This genomic interval from Candidatus Hydrogenedentota bacterium contains the following:
- the rplO gene encoding 50S ribosomal protein L15 — its product is MDLSRLKSSPGARKTRKRVGRGPGSGLGKTSGKGHKGQRARSGGTKRPGFEGGQTTLSRRLPKRGFYHENRIPSTIVNVDTLGKVFDDGAEVSPESLEAKGLADPKKGVIKILGRGELNKKLKVVAGRVSLGARQKIEAAGGTVEIIAVAAPRKRAAAAKPKSEAKEA
- a CDS encoding preprotein translocase subunit SecY yields the protein MLAVYRLGAHVPTPGVNSDALREALEGAQGGLLGFYDMFTGGAFERATIFALGIMPYISASIIIQLLVVVVPALE